Proteins from one Romboutsia sp. CE17 genomic window:
- the ylxM gene encoding YlxM family DNA-binding protein, with the protein MNIEKMIEIGLLFEQYKDLLTEKQREIVSLYYEENYSLGEISENLNVSRQGVYDTLKRSEKILRDYEDKLKLVSQLKEQEKLVKLVQNKIVDIKQDLLQNRDCANLIPKLENIEDICREMLK; encoded by the coding sequence ATGAATATAGAAAAAATGATTGAGATTGGGTTATTATTTGAGCAATATAAAGATCTACTTACTGAAAAGCAAAGAGAAATAGTATCTTTATATTACGAAGAAAATTACTCTCTTGGTGAAATAAGTGAAAACTTAAATGTATCAAGACAAGGTGTTTATGATACATTAAAAAGATCAGAAAAAATCCTAAGAGATTATGAGGACAAGCTTAAGTTAGTTTCTCAGCTTAAAGAGCAGGAAAAACTTGTTAAACTTGTTCAAAATAAAATTGTTGACATTAAACAAGATTTATTGCAAAATAGAGATTGTGCTAATTTAATCCCTAAGCTAGAGAACATAGAAGATATATGTAGGGAGATGTTAAAATGA
- the ftsY gene encoding signal recognition particle-docking protein FtsY, with amino-acid sequence MFKKLFKFNKKKQEEVKEIEESIEKQDKEEVEVEQVHNEVDNNEESEHVITEELQEDTIDEVCEAIKEEAIEEVKDDIKNIETKEEIDEAKEVIEESEYKEELEEVKEAIEEIGSEEVSYIENDDKYEDIKEVDQELVEEVKEKKVNLFDRLKQGLTKAKQGITDKIDTVLKSYTKVDEELLEDLEEVLITADVGVNTTMDIIERLRDVIKSKKITDPKDVRSELQLIVEEILTSDNSKLDVEHSPTIILMVGVNGVGKTTTIGKLANRYKSEGKKVLLAAGDTFRAAAIEQLEVWANRSNVDIIKHQEGADPGAVIFDAIKAAKARNVDLLICDTAGRLHNKANLMNELGKVFKIVDREFPEAKREVLLVVDATTGQNAVSQAKTFKQVADITGIVLTKLDGTAKGGVVLAVKSEVDVPVKLIGVGESVEDLQDFDAKAFSDALFGNN; translated from the coding sequence GTGTTTAAAAAATTATTTAAATTTAATAAAAAAAAGCAAGAAGAAGTAAAAGAAATTGAAGAATCTATTGAAAAACAAGATAAAGAAGAGGTTGAAGTTGAACAAGTACATAATGAAGTAGATAATAATGAAGAAAGTGAACATGTAATAACTGAAGAATTACAAGAAGATACAATAGATGAAGTTTGTGAAGCTATAAAGGAAGAAGCTATCGAAGAAGTAAAAGACGACATTAAGAATATAGAAACAAAAGAAGAAATAGACGAAGCTAAAGAGGTTATAGAAGAGTCTGAATATAAAGAAGAGCTAGAAGAAGTTAAGGAGGCCATAGAAGAAATAGGTAGTGAAGAAGTTTCTTATATAGAAAATGATGATAAATATGAAGATATAAAAGAAGTAGATCAAGAATTAGTAGAAGAGGTTAAAGAAAAGAAAGTCAACTTATTTGATAGATTAAAGCAAGGTTTAACTAAAGCTAAGCAAGGTATAACAGATAAGATAGATACAGTATTGAAGTCGTATACAAAGGTCGATGAAGAATTATTAGAAGACTTAGAAGAAGTATTAATAACTGCAGATGTTGGTGTTAATACTACTATGGATATAATTGAAAGACTTAGAGATGTAATAAAGTCAAAGAAGATAACAGATCCGAAAGATGTTAGAAGTGAACTGCAATTAATAGTAGAAGAAATACTGACTTCAGATAACTCAAAGCTTGATGTAGAGCACTCACCAACTATAATACTTATGGTAGGCGTAAATGGAGTTGGAAAAACAACTACTATAGGAAAATTAGCAAATAGATATAAATCAGAAGGAAAAAAAGTATTACTAGCAGCAGGAGATACATTTAGAGCGGCGGCTATAGAGCAATTAGAAGTATGGGCTAATAGAAGCAATGTAGATATAATAAAGCATCAAGAAGGTGCAGACCCAGGCGCTGTAATATTTGATGCTATAAAAGCAGCAAAAGCTAGAAATGTAGATTTATTAATTTGTGATACAGCAGGTAGATTACATAATAAAGCTAATCTTATGAATGAATTAGGTAAAGTATTTAAAATAGTAGATAGAGAATTCCCAGAAGCTAAAAGAGAGGTATTATTGGTAGTTGACGCTACTACAGGGCAAAATGCAGTTTCTCAAGCGAAAACATTCAAGCAAGTAGCAGATATAACAGGAATAGTTCTTACTAAGCTTGATGGTACAGCTAAAGGTGGAGTTGTGCTTGCAGTTAAATCAGAAGTAGATGTTCCGGTTAAATTAATTGGTGTAGGAGAGAGCGTGGAAGACTTACAAGACTTTGATGCGAAGGCATTTTCAGATGCTTTATTTGGGAATAATTAG
- the smc gene encoding chromosome segregation protein SMC: protein MYLKRLELKGFKSFPTKTDIVFKEGITAIVGPNGSGKSNISDAVRWVLGEQSVKSLRGEKLEDVIFAGTDTKKPMNYCEVALTIDNSDNQLDLEFSEITIKRRVYRSGESEFFLNNKHCRLKDIKEILLDTGIGKDGYSIIEQGKVDEILSNNPINRRKVFDEACGISKYRYKKQEAERNLKNTKENLERINDIYIEIENQLNPLFNQQTKAKKYIELREKLKTIEVNSYIKEIEALELELKEVYKHNNLLEEQSIEVEKEKATIENNFNQTNKEIEDMDETINKSIDYINSIKSVISQKDYEINLINERIKNFNSEIERKNREVSKIREKLSEDKLTIQSLHQQKDEKEKQINNLEDSLKEIEIKNNDKKSTIEDLNKKIEDLKDDIINLLSKKQDASSKLSTLNANKENINSRKYSIDSDIDELNKKILYKNEELNNFQKSLSQENDNITDLKLKLEALNRELNCSIEKDNNLDKAIQKNKFSLNDYNSKLNIYIDMENHYEGFNRGVKEVLKNKNLKGIYGALGQVVSVDEKYEKAIESALGAYMQNIITSDEISAKFAINYLKKNNLGRVTFLPINIIKSNKIDLRNIRANTKFIGIASDLISYDEKYRNILENILGRTIIIDNIDEGIKFAKETNHKFKIVTLDGEILNPGGSLTGGSLRTNGNILSRKRLIAEYSEKINAMKVETENLVSQKEECRKIINTTKENIENTKSNISEIEKSIIIKKSNINRVNDEIKSLKDNNEKLEREKSELGSFLDETIEKSTYVNKEILNLDNKHKENKSQIDYLTEALKNNSNMYEEYKSEFDKLNLNLVKYRQIHQGILKDIDRISKENQEAEEIIKALEISVKEQGNQIGELKESIKSEKDEKENLTNQLSHNNESLENKKLLKEGLKQKLEEFHKELKASDRTFMDLKESLFKIQGKLERLKSSKETYINKLYEGYELTFIQAIELKDESVTVDKKVLEGLKREIRNLGNVNIDSIKEYEEVKERYDFYKEQKQDLEESIEVIEKLIADLEENMKLEFEVKFNEINENFKFVYKRLFGGGNGILTILDKDNILESDIEITAQPPGKKMKNLSLLSGGEKALTAISILFSILLAKPTPFCILDEIEAPLDDANIARFGDFLKELSKDTQFIAVTHRRGTMEAADYIYGVTMQEKAISKVISLKLKEAEELTDVI from the coding sequence TTGTACTTAAAAAGATTAGAATTGAAAGGGTTTAAATCTTTTCCAACAAAAACAGATATAGTATTTAAAGAAGGTATTACAGCAATTGTAGGACCTAATGGAAGTGGAAAGAGTAATATTTCTGATGCTGTAAGATGGGTATTGGGAGAGCAAAGTGTAAAAAGTCTTAGAGGTGAAAAGCTAGAAGACGTTATTTTTGCAGGAACAGACACTAAAAAGCCTATGAACTACTGTGAAGTAGCACTTACTATAGATAATAGTGACAATCAGTTAGATTTAGAGTTTAGTGAAATAACAATAAAAAGAAGAGTTTATAGAAGTGGCGAGAGTGAATTCTTTTTAAATAATAAACATTGTAGATTAAAAGATATAAAAGAAATTCTATTAGATACAGGGATAGGTAAGGATGGATATTCCATAATAGAACAAGGAAAAGTCGATGAAATTCTTAGTAATAATCCTATAAATAGAAGGAAAGTATTTGATGAAGCTTGTGGTATATCTAAGTATAGATATAAAAAACAAGAAGCTGAAAGAAATTTAAAAAATACTAAAGAAAACTTAGAAAGAATAAATGATATATATATAGAAATTGAAAATCAATTGAATCCGCTTTTTAATCAACAAACAAAGGCTAAAAAATATATAGAGTTAAGAGAAAAGCTTAAAACTATTGAAGTAAATAGTTATATAAAAGAAATTGAAGCTTTAGAGCTAGAATTAAAAGAGGTTTATAAACATAATAATTTACTTGAAGAGCAATCTATAGAAGTAGAAAAAGAAAAAGCTACTATAGAAAATAATTTTAATCAAACTAATAAAGAAATAGAAGATATGGATGAAACCATAAATAAATCTATTGACTATATAAACTCTATAAAGTCTGTAATATCACAAAAAGATTATGAAATTAATCTTATAAATGAAAGAATAAAGAACTTTAATAGTGAGATTGAAAGAAAAAATAGAGAAGTAAGTAAAATTAGAGAAAAGTTAAGTGAAGATAAGTTAACTATACAAAGCTTACATCAACAAAAAGACGAAAAAGAAAAGCAAATAAATAATTTAGAAGATAGCTTAAAAGAAATTGAAATAAAAAATAATGATAAAAAATCTACTATAGAAGATTTAAATAAAAAGATAGAGGATTTAAAAGACGATATCATAAACTTACTAAGTAAAAAACAAGATGCAAGTAGTAAGCTTTCTACACTTAATGCTAATAAAGAAAATATTAATTCTAGAAAATATTCAATAGATAGTGATATCGATGAACTTAATAAAAAAATATTATATAAAAATGAAGAGCTGAATAATTTTCAAAAGAGTCTTAGTCAAGAAAATGATAATATAACGGATTTAAAACTAAAGTTAGAAGCTCTTAACAGAGAACTAAACTGTTCAATAGAAAAAGATAATAATCTAGATAAAGCAATACAAAAGAACAAATTTAGCTTAAATGACTATAATTCAAAGCTAAATATATATATAGATATGGAAAATCACTATGAAGGTTTTAATAGAGGCGTTAAAGAGGTTTTAAAAAATAAAAATCTAAAAGGGATTTATGGAGCATTAGGACAAGTTGTAAGTGTTGATGAAAAGTATGAAAAAGCAATAGAATCAGCACTTGGAGCGTATATGCAAAATATAATTACTTCAGATGAAATTAGTGCTAAGTTTGCAATAAATTATTTAAAGAAAAATAATTTGGGAAGAGTTACCTTTTTACCTATTAATATAATTAAGTCTAATAAGATAGATTTAAGAAATATTAGAGCAAATACGAAATTTATTGGAATAGCAAGTGATTTGATATCTTATGATGAAAAATATAGAAATATATTAGAAAACATACTAGGAAGAACTATAATAATAGATAATATAGATGAAGGGATAAAGTTTGCAAAAGAAACAAATCATAAATTTAAGATAGTTACCCTAGATGGTGAAATATTGAATCCAGGAGGTTCCTTAACTGGAGGAAGCTTGCGAACTAATGGGAATATATTATCTAGGAAAAGACTTATAGCAGAGTATAGTGAAAAAATAAATGCTATGAAAGTAGAAACTGAAAACCTAGTAAGCCAAAAAGAAGAGTGCAGAAAAATAATAAATACTACGAAAGAAAATATAGAAAATACTAAAAGTAATATTTCTGAAATAGAAAAATCTATAATTATAAAAAAATCAAATATTAATAGAGTTAATGATGAAATAAAGTCGTTAAAAGATAATAATGAAAAGTTGGAAAGAGAAAAGTCTGAGTTAGGTTCTTTCTTAGATGAAACAATAGAAAAGAGTACCTATGTTAATAAAGAGATTTTAAATTTAGACAATAAACATAAAGAAAATAAAAGTCAAATAGACTACTTAACAGAAGCATTAAAAAATAACAGTAATATGTATGAAGAATATAAGTCTGAATTTGATAAATTGAATTTAAATCTAGTGAAGTATAGGCAAATACATCAAGGTATATTGAAAGATATAGATAGAATATCCAAAGAAAATCAAGAAGCTGAAGAGATAATAAAAGCCCTTGAAATTTCTGTAAAAGAACAAGGAAATCAAATTGGTGAGCTAAAAGAAAGTATTAAATCTGAAAAAGATGAAAAGGAAAATCTAACGAATCAACTATCACATAACAATGAAAGTTTAGAAAATAAAAAGCTTCTAAAAGAAGGATTAAAGCAAAAGTTAGAGGAATTTCATAAGGAATTAAAGGCTTCAGATAGAACTTTTATGGATTTAAAGGAAAGTTTATTTAAAATACAAGGTAAGTTAGAAAGATTAAAATCCTCAAAGGAAACTTATATAAATAAATTATATGAAGGTTATGAACTAACATTTATTCAAGCAATAGAGCTAAAAGATGAAAGTGTTACTGTAGATAAAAAAGTACTAGAAGGATTAAAAAGAGAAATAAGAAATTTAGGTAATGTAAACATAGACTCAATAAAAGAATATGAAGAAGTAAAAGAGAGATATGACTTCTACAAAGAACAAAAGCAAGACTTAGAAGAGTCTATAGAAGTCATAGAAAAACTTATAGCAGATTTAGAAGAGAATATGAAACTTGAATTTGAAGTTAAATTTAATGAAATAAATGAAAATTTTAAATTCGTATATAAGAGATTATTTGGTGGAGGTAATGGTATACTTACTATACTAGACAAAGATAATATTCTAGAAAGTGATATAGAAATAACGGCTCAACCACCAGGTAAGAAGATGAAGAACTTAAGTTTACTATCAGGAGGAGAGAAAGCATTAACAGCAATTAGTATATTATTTTCTATATTACTTGCAAAGCCAACTCCATTCTGCATATTAGATGAGATTGAAGCTCCACTTGATGATGCTAATATAGCTAGATTTGGAGATTTCTTAAAAGAATTATCTAAAGATACTCAATTCATAGCCGTAACTCATAGAAGAGGTACAATGGAAGCTGCTGATTATATTTATGGTGTAACGATGCAGGAAAAGGCAATATCTAAAGTTATAAGTTTAAAATTAAAGGAAGCAGAAGAATTAACAGATGTTATATAA
- a CDS encoding elongator complex protein 3 — protein MKKRIIPIFVPHRGCPHDCIFCNQKKITGVSTDVTSKDVRKIIEEYLPTIDKDASVEVAFFGGSFTAIDEKIQNDLLSVAKEYVEKGLIQDIRMSTRPDCISEDILNRLKKYNVSIIELGVQSMDENVLIDSVRGHDAEEVIKSAKLIKESGIKLGLQMMVGLPSDTEEKCIDTARQFIKLKPDCVRIYPTLVVKDTGLEVLLNKGEYKPFSLEKCIQIVKKLLTLYYVNNINVIRVGLQATEDIQIGKAVVDGPHHPAFRELAEGEMIKDYLIYIAKEDNVQEDIIVKTNKKNVSRIIGNKKSNSLYMKDNMKINLKTKEDDIDINCLEIILDNNKSLKITMNDIYSSLYNIYNL, from the coding sequence ATGAAGAAAAGAATAATACCTATATTTGTGCCTCACAGAGGTTGTCCTCATGATTGTATATTTTGCAATCAAAAGAAAATTACAGGAGTTAGCACAGATGTTACAAGTAAAGATGTTAGAAAGATTATAGAGGAATATTTACCAACTATAGATAAAGATGCAAGTGTAGAGGTTGCATTTTTTGGAGGTAGCTTTACAGCAATAGACGAGAAAATACAAAATGATTTATTATCTGTAGCTAAAGAGTATGTTGAAAAAGGATTAATTCAAGATATAAGAATGTCTACTAGACCGGATTGTATAAGTGAAGATATTCTAAATAGATTAAAGAAATATAATGTGAGTATAATTGAACTTGGAGTTCAATCTATGGATGAAAATGTACTAATAGATAGTGTAAGAGGTCATGATGCAGAAGAAGTAATTAAAAGTGCTAAGCTAATAAAAGAAAGCGGAATAAAATTAGGTTTACAAATGATGGTAGGTTTACCTTCTGATACTGAAGAAAAGTGTATAGATACAGCAAGGCAATTTATAAAACTTAAACCAGATTGTGTAAGGATATATCCTACTTTAGTAGTAAAAGACACAGGCCTTGAAGTTTTATTAAATAAAGGTGAATATAAACCTTTTTCTTTAGAAAAATGTATTCAAATAGTTAAAAAACTTTTAACTTTATATTATGTCAATAATATAAATGTTATAAGAGTTGGTCTTCAAGCTACGGAAGATATTCAAATTGGAAAAGCTGTAGTTGATGGACCACATCATCCTGCTTTTAGAGAATTAGCAGAAGGTGAAATGATAAAGGATTACTTAATTTATATAGCGAAAGAAGACAATGTTCAAGAAGATATAATTGTAAAAACTAATAAGAAAAATGTTTCTAGAATTATAGGAAATAAAAAGTCTAATAGTTTATATATGAAAGACAATATGAAAATTAATTTGAAGACAAAAGAAGATGATATAGATATAAACTGTTTAGAGATTATATTAGATAATAATAAATCTCTAAAAATAACTATGAATGACATATACAGTAGTTTATATAATATTTATAACCTTTAG
- the rnc gene encoding ribonuclease III, protein MKISKRILDNICKFEENIDYKFNNKEYILEALTHSSYSNENKRYNFNERLEFLGDSVLSIVVSDYLFKNEKELPEGELTKLRASIVCEESLSEVANNIKLGEYMLLGKGEEATGGRERISILADAFEAVIAAIYLDGSIEDAKKFILTNMEDIILDARRGKIFRDYKTHLQEVLQGKGESNIWYKLIDEKGPDHNKRFIMEVGINKDVLGVGEGKSKKEAEQFAARVALNKIL, encoded by the coding sequence ATGAAAATAAGTAAAAGAATTTTAGATAATATATGTAAATTTGAGGAAAATATAGACTATAAGTTTAATAATAAGGAGTACATACTTGAGGCTCTTACTCATAGTTCGTACTCTAATGAGAATAAAAGATATAACTTCAATGAAAGATTAGAATTTTTAGGCGACTCTGTATTAAGTATAGTTGTTAGTGATTACTTATTTAAGAACGAAAAAGAATTACCTGAAGGTGAGCTTACAAAACTAAGAGCGAGTATAGTTTGTGAGGAATCTTTAAGTGAAGTAGCAAATAATATAAAATTAGGAGAATATATGTTGCTTGGAAAAGGTGAAGAAGCAACTGGAGGAAGAGAAAGAATATCTATTCTTGCAGATGCTTTTGAGGCTGTTATAGCAGCTATATATCTGGATGGGTCAATAGAAGATGCTAAAAAATTCATATTAACTAATATGGAAGATATAATATTAGATGCAAGAAGAGGAAAAATATTTAGAGATTATAAAACTCACTTACAAGAGGTATTACAAGGTAAGGGAGAAAGTAATATATGGTATAAGTTAATAGATGAAAAAGGTCCAGATCATAATAAGAGATTCATTATGGAAGTTGGTATAAATAAAGATGTATTAGGTGTTGGTGAAGGTAAAAGTAAAAAGGAAGCAGAACAATTTGCGGCAAGAGTGGCGTTAAATAAAATTTTATAA
- a CDS encoding CD1247 N-terminal domain-containing protein — MKYLYEEVAYLKGLAEGLEISKETKEGKIIHKIVEVLDSFADAIVDLEEEQADLIEYVESIDEDLADMEDDIYEDEEDDYEESDDSFSYVEMECPNCGDLVDIDEDLLYNDDIDVICPNCQAIILSSDDDDSYIECTEICDCDDDL, encoded by the coding sequence ATGAAATACTTATATGAAGAAGTAGCATACCTAAAAGGTCTTGCAGAAGGTTTAGAGATAAGTAAGGAAACAAAAGAAGGAAAAATAATACATAAAATAGTAGAAGTGTTAGATAGTTTTGCTGATGCAATAGTAGACTTAGAAGAAGAACAAGCTGATCTTATAGAATATGTAGAATCCATAGATGAAGATTTAGCAGACATGGAAGATGATATTTATGAAGATGAAGAAGATGACTATGAGGAAAGTGATGACAGCTTTAGCTATGTAGAAATGGAGTGCCCTAACTGTGGTGATTTAGTAGATATAGATGAAGATCTATTATACAATGATGACATAGACGTTATATGTCCAAATTGTCAAGCAATAATATTATCTTCTGACGATGATGATAGCTATATAGAATGTACAGAAATTTGTGACTGTGATGATGATTTATAA
- the efp gene encoding elongation factor P → MVSASDFRKGVTFEKDGQPCLIVDFQHVKPGKGAAFVRTKYRNLKTGAIREEAFNPSDKFPKAHIETRQMQYLYNDGELYYFMDEETYDQIPLNYTQVEDAIKFLKENEVATIRFYQGQAFQVEAPNFAELEVVETEPGIKGDTASNVTKAATVETGAVVQVPLFINQGDKIKIDTRTGEYLSRV, encoded by the coding sequence ATGGTATCAGCAAGTGATTTTAGAAAAGGTGTTACTTTCGAAAAAGATGGACAACCATGTTTAATAGTTGATTTCCAACACGTTAAACCAGGTAAAGGTGCAGCTTTCGTAAGAACTAAGTACAGAAACTTAAAAACAGGAGCAATAAGAGAAGAAGCTTTCAACCCAAGTGATAAATTCCCTAAAGCTCATATAGAAACAAGACAAATGCAATATTTATACAATGATGGTGAGTTATACTACTTCATGGATGAAGAAACATATGACCAAATACCATTAAACTATACACAAGTTGAAGATGCTATAAAATTCTTAAAAGAAAATGAAGTAGCTACAATAAGATTCTACCAAGGGCAAGCTTTTCAAGTTGAAGCTCCAAACTTTGCAGAATTAGAAGTTGTTGAAACAGAACCAGGAATAAAAGGAGATACTGCAAGTAACGTAACTAAAGCAGCTACAGTTGAAACTGGTGCAGTTGTTCAAGTTCCTTTATTCATAAACCAAGGAGACAAAATCAAGATAGATACAAGAACTGGAGAATATTTATCTAGAGTTTAA
- the aroQ gene encoding type II 3-dehydroquinate dehydratase, with protein MKVIVINGPNLNMLGKREPSIYGNDTLEDLEKYIKSEFSEKNINIEFFQSNYEGAIIDMLHKANDEFDGVVINPGAFTHYSYAIHDAIKSIKTKVVEVHISNIHQREEFRQKSVTAPACIGQISGFGFYGYILAINAIFNIKS; from the coding sequence ATGAAAGTCATAGTTATAAATGGACCTAATTTAAATATGCTAGGGAAAAGAGAACCATCTATTTATGGAAATGATACATTAGAAGATTTAGAAAAGTACATAAAAAGTGAATTTAGTGAAAAAAATATTAATATTGAATTTTTTCAAAGTAATTATGAAGGAGCTATTATAGATATGCTTCATAAAGCTAATGATGAATTTGATGGTGTTGTAATTAATCCTGGTGCTTTTACACATTATAGTTATGCAATTCATGATGCCATAAAATCTATCAAAACCAAGGTTGTTGAAGTTCATATATCTAATATCCATCAAAGAGAGGAATTTAGACAAAAAAGTGTTACAGCACCTGCTTGTATAGGACAAATATCTGGTTTTGGATTTTATGGGTATATATTAGCAATAAATGCAATTTTTAATATAAAATCGTAA
- a CDS encoding shikimate kinase, with amino-acid sequence MKVILIGLMGAGKTTIGQELANKLNYNFIDMDIEIEKIANMTIVDIFDKYGEDEFRRIESELLEKIVLQENIIISTGGGIIKKDKNRKILKNEREVIFLDGSVDTLLRNVSNSIDNRPLLKNSDNLKIRINQLLDERYDKYKECSNIQIDINNKNINEVVSQILVYIR; translated from the coding sequence TTGAAGGTTATATTAATAGGACTTATGGGTGCAGGTAAAACAACAATAGGGCAAGAGCTTGCTAATAAATTAAATTATAATTTTATAGATATGGATATTGAAATAGAAAAAATAGCAAATATGACTATAGTTGATATTTTCGATAAATATGGTGAAGATGAATTTAGAAGAATAGAAAGTGAATTATTGGAGAAAATTGTTTTACAAGAAAACATAATTATCTCTACAGGTGGAGGAATAATAAAAAAAGATAAAAATAGAAAGATATTAAAAAATGAGAGAGAGGTTATATTTTTAGATGGAAGCGTAGATACACTTTTAAGAAATGTATCTAATAGCATAGATAATAGACCATTATTAAAAAATAGCGATAATTTAAAAATAAGGATAAATCAGCTTTTAGATGAAAGATATGATAAATATAAAGAGTGTTCAAATATACAAATAGATATAAATAACAAAAATATAAACGAAGTGGTTAGCCAAATACTTGTTTATATAAGATAA
- the aroE gene encoding shikimate dehydrogenase — protein MKINSNTKTICLLGHPIKQSFSPSIHNYLFEKYNENFIYVCFDVNPNMLGNAVEGIKSMNMKGCNITIPHKVEVMQFLDEVDKNAKLIGAVNTIKNEGGILKGYNTDGKGFVKSILDKGYKIENKNIMIIGAGGACRSIAVELASNNASSIEIRNRSSEKAIEIIKIINNNFNTKASFLTDEIRKVDLDSIDILINTTPIGMGNNECPIDENIVPKEDLLVCDIVYKPHDTNFIKWANKNGLNVIYGIEMLINQGLEAFYIWTDISPTAEDYNVIKNIYLDSIK, from the coding sequence ATGAAAATTAATTCAAATACAAAAACAATATGTTTATTAGGTCACCCTATAAAGCAAAGTTTTTCACCTAGTATACATAATTACTTATTTGAAAAATACAATGAAAATTTTATTTATGTATGTTTTGACGTAAATCCTAATATGCTTGGAAATGCAGTTGAAGGAATTAAATCTATGAATATGAAAGGGTGTAATATAACAATACCTCATAAGGTAGAAGTTATGCAATTTTTAGATGAAGTTGATAAAAATGCAAAGTTAATTGGAGCGGTAAATACTATAAAAAATGAAGGAGGAATATTAAAAGGATATAATACAGATGGAAAAGGATTTGTAAAATCTATATTAGACAAAGGATATAAAATTGAAAATAAAAATATTATGATTATTGGAGCTGGGGGAGCTTGTAGAAGTATAGCTGTTGAACTAGCTTCAAACAATGCATCATCTATAGAAATAAGAAATCGTAGTTCAGAAAAGGCTATAGAAATAATCAAAATAATTAATAATAATTTTAATACAAAAGCTAGTTTTTTAACGGATGAAATAAGAAAAGTAGATTTAGACTCTATCGATATACTAATAAATACAACACCTATTGGTATGGGAAATAATGAGTGTCCTATTGATGAGAACATTGTACCAAAGGAAGATTTATTAGTTTGTGATATAGTTTATAAACCACATGATACTAATTTTATAAAGTGGGCGAATAAAAATGGATTAAATGTTATCTATGGTATAGAAATGTTAATCAATCAAGGGTTGGAAGCATTTTATATATGGACAGATATTAGTCCTACAGCAGAAGATTACAACGTAATAAAAAATATTTACCTAGATAGTATAAAATAA